In Leptolyngbya sp. NIES-2104, the genomic window GCTAGCTTTTGCCCATTGGGGTGAAAGACAACGCAGAACACCCCCTTCGAGTAACCCTGCCAGATCTTAAGGCATTGTCCAGTTCGTGTTTCCCAAAGGCGGATACATTGATTTAGGGCTGCACTCACCAGTGCTAACCCGTCGGGACTATAAGAGATTGATTGCACCACTCCAGTATGTCCAAGCAACGTACGGTAACAATGCTGCGTCTCAACATTCCATAGTTTAATGGTTTGGTCTTCACTACCACTCGCCAAGATTCGACCGTCTGGGCTAAAAGCAAGCGTCCAGATTGCTCCCTCATGTGCCTGCCAAACTGCAATAGCTTGTCCAGTCCGAACATCCCACAGGCGAATGGTTTGATCTTGGCTCGAACTTGCGATCGTCTGACCATCCGGGCTAAATGCCACTGATAACACTCCGCTCGTGTGCCCCTCAAGCACATGCAACGTTTGCCCCGTTTCGACGTTCCACAATCGAATCGTCCCATCGGCAGCATTACTGGCTAAAAGGTAGCCTTCAGTTAAGGTCTGACCAAGAGGAGCAAAAGCCAGCGCCGCTACCCAGCCTTGATATCCTTCCAAAATATGCAAACACTCCTGAGTTTGCATATCCCAGATTCTGATGGTGAGATCCTCGCCCCCGCTCGCAAGCAGGCGACCCTCCGCACTCAACGCCACCTTCCAAATCGAGCCTGTATGCCCGTAGAACCGACCTTGAACTGTTCCAGACCCAATATGCAGCCGCTTTACAACGCGATCGACATCACTGATGATTAAACTTTCGCCATCAAGACTAAATACGATCGAGTTCACCCCAGACGCAATGCCTCGGAATGTGGCGATCTGCTGCCCATCTTCGACTCGCCAGATACACACTTCACCACTGCTGTGACTCGTTGCAATCTGTTTCGCATCCGGACTAAAAGCAACACACAGAATTTCATCGATCGCTTGAGTGAAGATCGAGTGGCTCAAATCTGCCTGACTAAAATTTGCTCCATGCAACTGAGTCATTCGCAAGTCTGCTTGCCAAATGGCTAGGTTTGAAAAGTCTAGATGACTTAAATCAGCTCCGATTTGACAGAGTAAATTAATCGCATTGCCAGCAAAGTACCCTGGTTGTAAAGGAGCTTGGTCTTGCTGAGTTCTCAGCAGTTGCAGCAGCAAAGCCTTCAGATTTTCACGACCGCCTTGCGACTCAATCAGTTGAACCAAAATCGGCTGTACAATCAACCGCGTTTGGATGTCTCGCACATACTCTTTTGCTTGCGCTTTGGTCAGGGCGTGGCTCTTGAGGCAATCTATTTGCGCCTGCTCTACTTCTTCACACACTTGTTCGATCAACCGTTCGGTCACATATTCCATCACCACAGGCTGCTGAGTGTAGCTAAAGCCCTTAGATACTATAGTCGGCTTAGTTTTCTCGATCAGAGACCGCTGATCAAGCGAAACCAGCGCGTTTTGCAGTTTCCCGTGAGTAATTGAGGGAAGTAAATCAGCTTGTAGCTGTTCAGCACTGACCGCTTCTCGATCGATGGCTAACCAGTACATGACTTGACGTTCGATCACACTGAGGCGATCAAATTGTGAAGTGAGCAAATCCCGAATGTTTTTGAAGAGTTGCGTCTCTTGTTCCAAAAAAGCTGCAATGTTGTTATCGTATAAATCCTGAATCTGTGTTGCCACGATCTTTAAGGCTAAGGGATTTCCTTGATAGCGATCGATAAGTTCCCGCACCTGCGATCGATTTGTCTGAATTGATACTCCTTTCGCCGCTAAAATCAGTTCTCCTTCCTCGATCGATAACTGTCCTAGCCTGAGTAAACGGACAGGCAGCAGTGGACTAGCTTGAGTCGCCACCTCAGATGGGACTTCACGACTCGTTAGCAAGACACTACTCTGATGCTGTCCTTCTGCCAATTGCTGAAATAGAGCGCCATAAGCTTCGTAGCCTGTTCGATAAGTTCCGACTAACTCACCGCTCGACAAAACTGCCTCAACGTTATCAAAAATCAGCAAACAGCGATGTTGCCGTAACTGTTCGAGCAACTGACGCAGGAGTGCATCAAACTGAGCCGGACACGACCGATCAGGCGCGATTGCTTGCATTAAATCTGTGAGGAAATCAATTAGAGGCGGAGCTTGCCGCAGCGATCGCCAGACCACAATTTCAAACGGTTCAGCCTCCATCAATTGATGAGCTAACTTTGTGACGAGCATCGTTTTGCCGATGCCGCCCATCCCAACGATCGCGACGAATCGACATCGCTCTTGGATTACCCATTTCTCTAGTGTGCCTAGCTCGGTCTGTCGTCCATAAAACTGAGAAACATCGATCGCTTCTCCCCAGTCCACGCTGCTGTTTTGCGTGAGTGTGTGTGAAGCACCTTGCTCTTGGTGAGCATACCGAGCCAGAGTATTTTGTAAATTGAGTTTCGTGACCTGAATTCCAAGTGCCTGCGATAACATTTTCCACAGTTCTGCCCCCACGTCTTTAATGTAGCTATATTCGTGGTTCAGATCTCTTGCCATCGTATGGTAAGACTGTTTATTCCAAGCTCCCACGAATACATCAACTTGCAGCGTGTTCAGAGATTCTGGTGCCAAAGCCTCTGTGATAATCTCTAATGCCTCTTTCTGTGTCATCGTGCTTCGCTTTTCCTTTTCAAGAACCTTCCAATCAGTTTCAACCGACGATTAATGATTTGTAACGAGTGCGAACACTCACTCTTCGCCCGAAGAAGTTACGAACTCGTTCAACCATTTTCATCGATACCCTTAGGTGGGTCGGATTGAAACTGCATTATGCAGGTAAAATTTAAGAAACGAACGAAACGCTTGCCTGATGTTACCAAGGTTAAAGAACGGCGTTAGATAACCTTCAAGCGAGACGAAATCGCGATCGAAAGTTTCTAAAGCTACATTACAGCAGCTTTCATCTAAAAAGATTTCAAAGTGCATAAACGAGTGATGCAACTTCCCACTAGGTAAATAGGAAAGCATTGCTGAAGCAAAGCGCTTACTTGGATGGATTTGAACAACAGAAGATATCAGGGATCTCGAATCTTCTAAGTTACCATCTTGCCACAAAGACTACTTTTTTACTTTGCAGGAGTTACTCTCATGACCGTTGTAACCACGACAGCAATTGTAGACAATTTACTTGCTACCTTAGCAAATTCTCGTCAAACCGTTGATCAAATTAATGCCGCCTGTACTGCGAAAGGACTTTCTCCAGCATTTCAGGGCAGCGATTCGTCGATCGGGATTGCTATGAATCCTGATTACAGATTGGAGGGTTTTGGTGCCATTGTTGAACGTCCTTTTCCACCAAAATTTGCTCTGGCGTTCTGGGTGCATTACAAACCCGAAAGTTCTCAACATATTCCATTGGGACGCTTTACCATGCCAATGAGCTTCTTAGATTTATTGAAGTTCAGAGCTAGCCGCTAACGCATCAAAGCAAGCGCTCTAAGCTCGACTGCTCCGCGAAGAGTGACAGGCTTCGCGATTTGTCACTGCTTTCCCAATTACTCATTGGGAGTTTTCGTCTTTTGAATCTTTTCTTGGATTGTTTCGGCTTCGCCAATTTCATAAAGAACGATCGAGCCATTCTCAATCGTAAAGAGCTGCTGAAGTGTCGTATCCACGAGCAAATTGCCCTGCAAATCTCTGACGATTTGATGAACGGTCACGACATTGCGATCGTTTTCATCCGTCTCGAACTTTAAGGTCTCAAGCTGCACTTGAATTACCTTGTATTGATTCGTCCAGTACTCACGCACCGCGTCGCGTCCATAAACGAAACCACCTTCCACCCCGTTCGCCCATTTCACGGCCGGATGCATCACCGAGATGACAGTTTCCAGATCGCCTTTGTTGAAGGCTTCGTATAAATTTTGCAAAAACTGCTGATTTGAACTCATGATTGTTTACCATCCAATACGAAGATATGTGTATTATACACATATTTAAGAGATGCTTCTAGCAAGTTTCAGAATTCATCCTTTCAGATCTTGCATCTACCTTAATCACGCACTGCCACCGGGAGTCTTGTTTAGCCCGTCGGCAAGCATTCGCATCAACCGGACGAGTTGGTCGAAGTCATCGCGCGACCAGCCTTGAAATAGCGTCAAAGCGATTTGTTCACGCGCTTCATTGATCGCATCTGTCGCGATCTTGCCCTTTTGTGTGATCACTGCCTCCCGCATTCGTCGATCCGTCAAGCTAATCTGACGGCTGACCAGACCGAGTTCTTCTAACCGTGCGACTTGCCGACTAACGGTTGTGTAGTCACGCCCTACGCGCCCCGCAAGATTCACCACGCCGATCGGACCAAACTTGGCAATCAGCACAAGGGGCGTGAATAGGGCGGGTTCAAGGCTCAGCCCTGCCATCTCAAGCATCGCTTGATCCAGTTCGGGACGATTTATTGCACCGACGATATCCATGAGGGAACGGTGTAGTCCTGGAAGAGCCGACTTAATCTGTGTACTGCACACCTCTTCTGATAACATCCCGTTGCTTTCCTCAAACATCATGAACACTCATAGATCAGCAGTTGGAGGATGGTGGCAACGACTTTGCCGCCCTGTCGTGAAAGGGCGATTAGTTTGTTGTGTTCTTTACAGAGAACACTTCTTCGCGCATCACAGTTTTTTGAAATTCATCCACACTATCAGCTTATCCTCGATTTGGAACGTCATCTCAAACATGCCTCTTGAGATAACAGAACCGTCTAGCGCATAAACAACTTGGTCAATGTGAACTGCGCTCCTCTCTTCTGAGAGATCACTCATTGCGACGGGTTCATCGTGCGGGCGAGTTTTTGCCCACTTTCCGAGCAAGTGCAATCGGACTGCATCTTTGCCGTGCAGCCTGACCTCATCTCCTGGCCAATCAACATCATCGCTTAGGAGAGCGAGCAGTGCGTTGGCATCCTGTCGATTGAATGCCGCGTAAGCCTGCAATATCAAATCTTTATGCCTCGAATTCATCCTGGCTCCGTTGCTTTTGTTCGTGTTCAGCTTGCTAGTGTACCTTGACGAAGATTGGATTCACGCGTAAAAAAAGACCTACGCCTATCGTAAACGCAATGAAGTGAAGCGCTCAAAATTTCTCGAACAGCTTATGAACATTGACCCATCGCGCCTTGAGCCGCGTAAATCTCTTTCTTATTCGTATAGCGCTTACAGCGGAGATTTACTAGCGGATGTCCCTTTACTGCGACTCCGAATCCAAGTCGGTGACGCTGCACCTGTGCTGACAGATTGCTTTCTGGCATTACTTCTCTCGAAATACTTCGGAATTCTCTATTTCTACCCTGCTGCCCAACATCCCTGACAAGCTGCCATCGCTTATCAAGATGACAATTCTGCCCGAGTGCCCCAAGTGTGGTTTGCCAGAATGCGCCATCAGTTTCACGGAGAAAGCAGGAACGGTCGCAGTATTTTGAGATGGAGTAGAACAGGCGACCATTACAAATTGTGACACCTAGCCCTTCGGCTGAAATTTCTGGTCAAAACAGCGAATTTTCTAGCAGTGAATCGAGTATCAGCGGTGCATTTTCCCCGGTCGATCGCGCTTTACAAGATCTCGGAGCTTCGGTTGTCGGAAATGAAATTCGGATTGATCTCCCTGCTGATATTTTGTTTGATTTTGATCAGTCCACGATTCGTTCTGATGCAAACGCGGCTCTACAAAAGCTACTTACAATTATTAATGCTCAAGCTTCAAGTAGCAAAATTCAGATTGAAGGACATACGGATGCGATCGCGGATGATAACTACAATCAAAAGTTGTCTGAGCGGCGAGCTAACGCCGTGAAATCTTGGTTGATCGATCGAGGAATTTTCTCCACCCGGCTGACAACACAAGGCTTTGGCGAATCTCGTCCGGTAGCCCCTAATACAAAGCCAGATGGTTCTGATCGTCCAACTGGGCGGCAGAAAAATCGTCGCGTTCAGGTCACAATTCAGCGATCGTGAATCTAGCATAAGTTCAATAGTCAGATTGCTTCTCCGATTCTGCTCACGATCGCACTTCATAATTAGTGCTTCGTCTATTCATGCTCAAATGCCTCCTGCGATTCCAACAGTTAGCAATGCTCAAAAAACACAGGCAGAGCAACTTGTTAAATAAGGGAATCAACGCTTTGAGAATTCTAGATTAAAAGCAGCGCAAGTGTTACGTGCTCGCTCCCAGAATTAAGAGAGGACTGTCCGATGCGTTTGCGATCTGAAAAGGAGGTCTTCACCAAGATCAGGTCATCATCCGATGATATCGCGCCTCAATCAGCGAATAGATGCTGTAAGCGATCAAACCCAGAGCAACGATTCCTAGAAGCCAAGATCCAAAGGGTTGTTGAGCCAGAACTGCTAGAGCTTCCCCTAATCCTTTCACTTCATTGGCATTCGAGGATAACGCTGCCAGCATAAGAAATCCCCCAATGATGCTAAACACAACACCTCGTGATGCAATTCCAAACTGACCGAGCCGTTTTGCCCAAGTGCGTTCTGTCGCAGTCATCTGATTTAATCTAAACTGTCGCTGAAATTTAGCAGTGTATGCCTGATAAAAGTACGAAAGTCCGACCCCTAAAACAACTAACCCCGCCAAGCCAACAATCCACTGCCCAAACGGTTGTGCCAAGAAGCGTGCTGTCCAATCCCTTGAGGTTGATCCACTAGTGTTACCCCTGCCTGTAATTAATCGGACTGCGGTAAGTGCTAACCCTGAATATGCGATCGCACTAATCAGATAACCAATGCGTTGCACAATTCGCTTTGCTCCATCGGTTCGACCTGTGCCTTCTGGATCAAGAACTGCCTGTACCAATCGCCACAGTACATACCCCACAATTCCGATCGTGACTAAACTCAGCAAAAACTTCCCAAAGGGTTGAGCGACAATTTCTTGCAATGCCCCACTGGTGTCAGTTGTTTGTCCTCCAGTTCCGAATGCTGCTTGAGCTGCAAGCAATCCGACCACGAAATAGACAATGCCTTTCGCTGCATACCCAAGCCGTGCAAGCTTCTCAAAGGCAGGATGAGCAGCGGTATGTTGCATCGGTCGCTGAATTTCTGGGGGCAAATCGTGTTGAGGCATAGATTGAAGAGAAATTGTATCGATACCATGCCACTTTTTGTAAGCTATTTCGTCTTCCCAAATAGGTAAAACTCATCGCCGTCACTGCTCAGAATTAATTCGACTTGAGGGAAGTGCGATTGCCTCAAACGATCTCTCAATTGTCGTTCGATGTGAATTCTCAAAGGCAGCAATCTCTTTAAGTCATCGGTACTCGAATCGGAAGAAATTAGCGCTGTCTCTGTTGTTCAAGTTTCTTGATTTCGATCAGGCGATCGCGCCATTCCCTCAACGCTTGAGCTTCCGAACTAGCAAGAGAATCGAGCAACTCTAGTACAGCAGATTGATTTTGAGGACTTTTGCGGGCTTGTGAGATCGCATCGTACCATAAGCCGGACTCCGCGTACAAATCAATTCGCTGTTTGGGCGTTTGCGCGGCGGCGAGTTGAGTTTGTAACTTGCCAAGTTCTGCGCGATCAAATCGAGATGGATTGAGATCCCAATCTATTTGCACATTGATACACTTGACGTTCTAGCTTCTACGGTTCTGAATCCAGCACTTTCTCACTGATTGCTTTCTACACTTCACTTCGTTCCATCGAGCGCTTTGATCGATCGACGGTTGCCCGTGAAACAGGGGCAGCAGTCGTCATAATTCGAGTGCGACTTTGAGATTTCCAGTGCTGATACTGCAGGAGCGGGAATGAGGCGACCTGTTTTGCCATTGCCCAGAAGAACACATAGCTTGCTAACAATCTCTCAAACCCAGTGAATCTTGATTCTCGGAGTTCTTCTAGCGCGATTTGGCGATCGCAAGAAGCGTCAAGGTTGGAACTAGAAAGAACGATCGCAGCTTGAAAACTTTGATGTGCGATCGCTGGATCATGTCCTAGCGCAATAATCTCTGCACCTGTACTTAGGTTTTGCACTCCAATGGCTTGCTTGCCGCTCATGACAATGGCACTTTCACTCTCCTTCTGCATCGGACTGCGCCGCCCATCGGGAATGCCCAGAAAGATCAGAGAGCCTCTGACCACTCGATGTCCGTAATGGTGCAGCATATGGTCTTGTGGATTCCCGCCATGTACTTCTAAAGAAGCAATCCCGTAGCTGAGAGAAAAGAGCTTACTCACATAACATCTGAGAAGCTGATGAATCCAAGGCGCATCCCCAATCAGAACGGAACGTTTCCCAGTTCGTGCCAGAAGCGGTCGATGCTGAAAATATCGCAGTGCTAGACTCCAGAGCCAAGGACCAAAGATGTAAATCAGAATGTCTGCAACGATCAATAAAGGCAGTAAAAATCCAGGAATCGACAGATTGGCAAAACCGAAAATGATCCAACATACAGTTTGAACCAATGGAATGCCGAATCCAACTGTGACCACAATGTAGAGGGCATGAATTGCCCACACAAGTGGCGCTTCAATGATATGCTGTGCCCACTTTTTACTACTTTGAATCAGTTGAGAATAATCGGATGATCGATTGATTTCGCCTTTGGCAGTGATTCCCACGATCGCTTCAGCACGGGTTGGGAAATCAATCTTCATTCTTTCTAGCATCAATACATCGGCAGTCGATAAGGTCATGCCAAATGCACCTTGATGAGTTAACTGTTTTGCAATGTATAGCAGTAGCTCTGTTAGAGTGGCTTGAGCCGCAGCGATCGCGACGGTTGTGGGTTCTGCGGTTCGTCGCCCGCTGCCATTGATGAAAATTCGTCTCGTAAAACTTGACTCTTGATAGTAGTACTGAGAGATTGCAGTTCCCATCAGACTACACATCTCTCCAGTGAGGATAAAGAATTCGCGAATGTTTCCTTGCTGGCGCAATTCTTCTAGAGCATTCGTGGCTTGCAGGGTTGGAAAGGTTTGTCCAGACTGACTGATTGCAAGCACGATCGAGGTCTTGCCCAGTCGTAAGCTGCCATCGTACTGCAATCGTTGGAGGAGCTGATTTGAGGAAATGGTTTTAACTATCATAGCTGGACAGATCAGCACGAGATCTTGAGCAAATCGCTCACCGAGCCAAAGACTACTTTCAACGCCTGTAATCAATAAATCGATTGCGGGTGTATCCGTGACCCGCTCTAGTTTGAGGTTCTTCGCTTTCTCAATCAGGAGTTCAACGAAATAATCTGCGGTCTGCCGATTAAATGAAGTGGGATCATCCCAAGATTGCTCGATCGACTTGAGAATTTTAGGAATTTCCTGAATGTCACGTTGAACGGGATCTACTGCATGTTTTTCGGGAGGCAGAATGTAGGAATTGCCTTGTAGCGGAATCCAACGCTCTTCAAGTTCTGAGCTTCGCAGTTCTCGGTCTTCGAGCATTGAGTAAACGGTGATGTGATTCACGCCGACCCAGGCAATTTCGCCCCCTTTTTGATCGAGATCTAATCGATACGATCGCGGAATATGAGACAGTACCGCATCGACCGCAGCAGGTTCTGAAGCATAGACCATGTAATCATCTTGAACATTGAAGCCCGTTGCGATCGGTTGTCCCCAAGCACTGACCACAAGTGTTGCTTCGCTCAACGTAGAAGCTGTAACGAGTCCAAAGCTACCCTGCGCTCTGGATAGAAAGAGCTTCGTGGCTTGATACAGATTGTTATGAAAGAAAACGTGAATTGCAGTTTTGACAAAAGCGGCGAGTTTTTCACACACGATCGTCTGACTTAAAGCTTGAATTAGCTCCTGCTCAAATTGATTCACATGCTTTCTCGACAGTTCAAGCATTGAGTTTGCATAAGGCATGAGAAGCTTGTCTTGATAGTCAAGAAAAACCTTTTCAACGATCGTGCTCCAATTCTGAATCTGAGCTTCAGTGGGAGCCGTGTTCGGAGCGTCTTTTGTCGGCGTTTTTCCGCCACAAGCATCTCGCGTCGATTCTGCAACAGCCATCTGATATGCCAATCTTAAGGAAGCATCCCACATGCCCTGAGTGATTAATAAATCCATCATGCCAGCAATTTTGGGAGAGTCGCCCAATGCAGCATTGGGCGTGTGTAAGACTCGTTGTAGCCAAAGTCCTAGCTCTGCATTCTCGATCGTGTCATCAAAGATTGTCCAACCATCAAAGTCGCCGTTGTGAGTGATTCGATGATTCACGAGCAGTCGATCGCAGATCCATTTTCCCGCTTCGACACGCCAAACGTTTGCAAATCGAGCAGGCATCCATTCGTGCCAGTGAGTCTCTAAAACAGCAGGTGCGCTACTGGTGGCAAATCGATAGTGCCAGATTCCGACCACTGCCTCATCTGAAGCCTTAGCGCCTTTTCCTGCGGCTTTGCGCCGAGTCTTTGAGAAAGCAGATTCTAGAGATTGAGTCAGATTTCTTCGCTTTTGATTGACCACTTTTTCGCCCACAAAAATCGCTTGATTGGCGCGATCGCGAGCGAAAATTGCACCGCCGCCTGCTTGCTCTCCTCGAATCTCAGTCTCTCGACCCATTGTTTTGAAAATCTCTACCACTCGTGCGGGTAGCAGTTCAGCCTCATCTTGCGGGAGCCGTTTTCCCAAAAAACCAAAATTTCCACACATAGTTATTTAACAGAGATAGAGCTTTTCAAGCAGTCTTCAATTTTGCTAAGTAAGCGGGGTAACTCGATCGGTTTGGTATCATAGTCATTGCAACCCGCCGCGATCGCTTTTTCACGATCGCCTGCCATCGCATGAGCCGTTAAAGCAATGATGGGAATGTGGCTCGTTTGTGGATTGGCTTTGAGTTGCTGTGTTGCTTCCCATCCATCCATCACAGGCAAACTGATATCCATCAGAATCACTTGGGGTTGTTCTGAAAGTGCTTTTGAGACTCCTTCTGCTCCATCACCTGCAAGTACAACTTCATAGCCGTGACGCAGTAACCGACGACTGAGCATATCGGAGTTTAGCTCATTGTCTTCAACGAGTAGAATTTTCAAGGGTGAATTCGGGGATTGTACTTCTGGAAGCTCAGGCTGGAGATCATCGGGTTGTACAACCTCGGCAGCTTGCAACGATGACGATCGCTTCACTTGCTCTAGTTCAAACTGCAATGTTTCGACTTGCTGCTTGAGGTCAGCTTCGAGTTGCTTTTGTTCTCTAAGCTCTTCGACAACGCCTTGATACTGCTCGACTTGCTCACGTAACTGAACTAATTGTAAACAAGTTGCTACTTTTGTACGCAGTAGCGTCGATGGGCAGGGTTGGATCAGGTAATCTGTTGCTCCGAGTGCAATTCCTTGTAAAACTTGCGGCATCTGGTCAGAAGCAGCAATGAGCAAAATTGGAACATCTTTCAATTTCTGATCTGATAATAGTTCTATGTGATTCACCTCCAACAAAATTAGATCAAAAGTAGCATCAGAAAGAATCTCTAAAGCTTGCTGCTGAGTTGTCGCAATCTTGACGAAATAGCCCTGGCGTTCGAGTTGTCTGGCGATCGCAGTATTTGCAGCAACGA contains:
- a CDS encoding NB-ARC domain-containing protein, which gives rise to MTQKEALEIITEALAPESLNTLQVDVFVGAWNKQSYHTMARDLNHEYSYIKDVGAELWKMLSQALGIQVTKLNLQNTLARYAHQEQGASHTLTQNSSVDWGEAIDVSQFYGRQTELGTLEKWVIQERCRFVAIVGMGGIGKTMLVTKLAHQLMEAEPFEIVVWRSLRQAPPLIDFLTDLMQAIAPDRSCPAQFDALLRQLLEQLRQHRCLLIFDNVEAVLSSGELVGTYRTGYEAYGALFQQLAEGQHQSSVLLTSREVPSEVATQASPLLPVRLLRLGQLSIEEGELILAAKGVSIQTNRSQVRELIDRYQGNPLALKIVATQIQDLYDNNIAAFLEQETQLFKNIRDLLTSQFDRLSVIERQVMYWLAIDREAVSAEQLQADLLPSITHGKLQNALVSLDQRSLIEKTKPTIVSKGFSYTQQPVVMEYVTERLIEQVCEEVEQAQIDCLKSHALTKAQAKEYVRDIQTRLIVQPILVQLIESQGGRENLKALLLQLLRTQQDQAPLQPGYFAGNAINLLCQIGADLSHLDFSNLAIWQADLRMTQLHGANFSQADLSHSIFTQAIDEILCVAFSPDAKQIATSHSSGEVCIWRVEDGQQIATFRGIASGVNSIVFSLDGESLIISDVDRVVKRLHIGSGTVQGRFYGHTGSIWKVALSAEGRLLASGGEDLTIRIWDMQTQECLHILEGYQGWVAALAFAPLGQTLTEGYLLASNAADGTIRLWNVETGQTLHVLEGHTSGVLSVAFSPDGQTIASSSQDQTIRLWDVRTGQAIAVWQAHEGAIWTLAFSPDGRILASGSEDQTIKLWNVETQHCYRTLLGHTGVVQSISYSPDGLALVSAALNQCIRLWETRTGQCLKIWQGYSKGVFCVVFHPNGQKLASAHGDKGLRLWDTQTGECLKWLQGHSDRITSVAFSPDGRLLASGSYDRTIRLWDVESGNFLRAFRMSSWVKSVDFNRDGSMLASSGIDRTVRLWEVETGRCLRVIEPAFTWVPAVAFSPTENCLAIGGETGSVELWDATHTQCLLTLEGHTRQTHTIAFAPIADRLASGSYDHSVRVWNLQTGQCLQTLEGHRREVLSINFHPQENLLVSGSYDQTLKLWDVEQETNIMTLQGHTSPIWSVMFDPSGRRIASGSEDGSIRLWDSHTGECLRVLTVDRPYEDMNISGTTGLTDAQKESLRVLGAIER
- a CDS encoding nuclear transport factor 2 family protein is translated as MSSNQQFLQNLYEAFNKGDLETVISVMHPAVKWANGVEGGFVYGRDAVREYWTNQYKVIQVQLETLKFETDENDRNVVTVHQIVRDLQGNLLVDTTLQQLFTIENGSIVLYEIGEAETIQEKIQKTKTPNE
- a CDS encoding MarR family winged helix-turn-helix transcriptional regulator is translated as MLSEEVCSTQIKSALPGLHRSLMDIVGAINRPELDQAMLEMAGLSLEPALFTPLVLIAKFGPIGVVNLAGRVGRDYTTVSRQVARLEELGLVSRQISLTDRRMREAVITQKGKIATDAINEAREQIALTLFQGWSRDDFDQLVRLMRMLADGLNKTPGGSA
- a CDS encoding nuclear transport factor 2 family protein, with the translated sequence MNSRHKDLILQAYAAFNRQDANALLALLSDDVDWPGDEVRLHGKDAVRLHLLGKWAKTRPHDEPVAMSDLSEERSAVHIDQVVYALDGSVISRGMFEMTFQIEDKLIVWMNFKKL
- a CDS encoding OmpA family protein; the encoded protein is MTPSPSAEISGQNSEFSSSESSISGAFSPVDRALQDLGASVVGNEIRIDLPADILFDFDQSTIRSDANAALQKLLTIINAQASSSKIQIEGHTDAIADDNYNQKLSERRANAVKSWLIDRGIFSTRLTTQGFGESRPVAPNTKPDGSDRPTGRQKNRRVQVTIQRS
- a CDS encoding DUF1206 domain-containing protein; the protein is MPQHDLPPEIQRPMQHTAAHPAFEKLARLGYAAKGIVYFVVGLLAAQAAFGTGGQTTDTSGALQEIVAQPFGKFLLSLVTIGIVGYVLWRLVQAVLDPEGTGRTDGAKRIVQRIGYLISAIAYSGLALTAVRLITGRGNTSGSTSRDWTARFLAQPFGQWIVGLAGLVVLGVGLSYFYQAYTAKFQRQFRLNQMTATERTWAKRLGQFGIASRGVVFSIIGGFLMLAALSSNANEVKGLGEALAVLAQQPFGSWLLGIVALGLIAYSIYSLIEARYHRMMT
- a CDS encoding DUF928 domain-containing protein; the protein is MQIDWDLNPSRFDRAELGKLQTQLAAAQTPKQRIDLYAESGLWYDAISQARKSPQNQSAVLELLDSLASSEAQALREWRDRLIEIKKLEQQRQR
- a CDS encoding response regulator produces the protein MTTILLVEDNEINRDMLRRRLERKGYQVIIAVNGAEGVTKAQSDQPDLVLMDLHLPILDGWEATRQIKANPKTQQIPVIALTADAIAGEREKAIAAGCDEYDTKPVDFARLLEKMDLLLKPVAPKPPEPVNHTQPSVSWSSLRQELELPIYNMISYSDMLLDAIEDSSLSNDLQKIYVSALQLLKLVQGILNPVLLEVQQQDWTIDLFAPALRRELLTPLSTIIGYCELLLEEAPDDFVSDLEQLHASAQQLLSLVNNLDRVLARHTQKHESSGSFTWQPTQKTDFSVSGNNPILIVAANTAIARQLERQGYFVKIATTQQQALEILSDATFDLILLEVNHIELLSDQKLKDVPILLIAASDQMPQVLQGIALGATDYLIQPCPSTLLRTKVATCLQLVQLREQVEQYQGVVEELREQKQLEADLKQQVETLQFELEQVKRSSSLQAAEVVQPDDLQPELPEVQSPNSPLKILLVEDNELNSDMLSRRLLRHGYEVVLAGDGAEGVSKALSEQPQVILMDISLPVMDGWEATQQLKANPQTSHIPIIALTAHAMAGDREKAIAAGCNDYDTKPIELPRLLSKIEDCLKSSISVK